The following is a genomic window from Malus sylvestris chromosome 7, drMalSylv7.2, whole genome shotgun sequence.
CACTCTTATTTTTTGGTCAGTGTACCATCGAGCTTTGCCAGCTTTGCCCATATCTATCATCTTGGGTGTCGTGTTTTACTTCTCTACTTGGTTATTAATGGAGCCTTTTGTTATTGGGACAGCTACAACTTGTTGATATTTTGATAGtccatttttttttggtaagaGAGATTATTTATTTAAGAGGAAGCTGATGTCCTAGCTATTTTCTGTTGCTACTGCATTCTCTATCAAATGGGTTTCCAAATTATAAGTTCATCGATAATGTCTATTGGTTTGTAATGGTGGATCAGAGTATATAAAAAGGATTTGGTTGTCTAAATTTGTATTGAACAAAATTAATATTGTTCATTGTCTTAAAAGATTTGGTTGTCTAAATTTTTTTGGGATCTTTTATCCTTTTAAATTCCGCCCCTCCCCTCGATAATTCCCGGCTTCGCCACTGCTTCACATTGCAACCGAATTGCGAATCCTTCCCCTTCATTGCCTTAACAATGCTAATCCTTCCCCTCCACTTCGTTCCAGGCTTCCAATTTCGTGCTTTAATTTGAATGGtttctctttcattttatttttgtaattgaGTATGTTTAGTTCATTGGTTGAAGAATTTGATATTTTGCCCTCCTTGCTGTGTTGAGTTTTGTAGTTTaagaatgttttgtttgaattttttacaGGTACTTGCTCTGTCTCAACATCCTCTCTCTCCACTGCTTGTTTGGTGCCTATGAAGCTTGTTAGTTTTTTCTCAATACTTACATACATATGCACTCTTCATATATAAATGTTAAAGCTTGAATCTTGGGATTATTATTTATGGTTATTAGTATTTATGTTTCTTTGTGCAGACATGTTTGAGCAAAGGTGGTGGTTACCATCTCCCACCCTGCCACATACTCAATATATGTGGTTTTACCATTTTATTGGATTGCCCATTGGACCTTTCTGCTCTTACAATCTTCTCCCCTATTCCTTCTAGTTCAGAAGCTAGTTACTTGGATAAAGAGAGTCCCAATTCCCTAAACTGTAGTGATTTGTTAGATTTGGAGGAGCCCTTGTTTCGGAAGAGACAAAAAGTCGAAAAGTCCCTGGATGCTGATGATTTGATTTGCGCAGTCCCCTGGTACAAAACTGTCAACAACTTACACCTATGGAATACCTCTTTTATTGATGCGGTATTGATATCGAGTCCGATGGGTATGTTAGGATTACCATTTATTACTCGGATGAAGGGATTTTCTGCTAAGGTATAATGTAATTTAATATAAGATAATATAATGTCCTACTGTAATTTTGGTGTTTAAGGAATTTGTTTATAACTTCAATTTGTAAGTATTTTCATGGAGTTGGATCTGATTTCTTAGCTTTGTTGATTCTTAAAATGTGTCAGATATATGTGACTGAAGCAACAGCAAGACTTGGGCAACTTATGATGGAGGATCTTGTTTCGATGCATATGGAAATCAGGCAGTTGTTTGGACCTGAGGAGTCATCTTTTCCTCAGTGGATGAAGTGGGAAGTGCTTAAGCTTCTTCCGTCTTCGTTGAGACGGCTGGTATTAGGCAAAGATGGGGGTGAGCTGGGTGGTTGGATGCCCTTGTACAGGTACTTAATACTGTATCCAAATAGTTAATGTTGATTGTTTCAAAATTAAATTTTCTTGGTTGAATATGCCAACTGCCTACCCGTGTTGTACATATACATGTTTTAAGTCAGTCTGTATAACCTCGCTGTAATTTTGTGTTCTGGAATTGTAAACGATAAGGTGATGGAGAAGAAGCTAATTTTTTTGACGATTTCCCAACTAAATTTATGAAATATTTTTAGGATGTAGATTGTGGAAATATTATCTTGTCTGACAATTTGACATTTTATGTTACTAGACTTTAGTCTGAACCATTTATCAGGTGGTGTATTGTTCTTTGGAATCATGTGTTCGAGTTAACAATTTTAATTTAACAGTCTGACAAGACCATTACCCCTCATATTGATATACTTAGTTGTCTGTTACCCCTCAAATTATCTGGAATTTCTGTGTAGCAAGTTTCTGTGTGTAAGAATGTAATGAAGAGTTCTTCTCAGTGCAGCTGATGTGAAGGACTGCATGCAGAAGTTTCTAAGAGTTAAATATGCAGAGGAAACTTGCTACAACAGCACATTGATATTAAAGgcattcagttcgggattagaAATAGGCTCTTGTAATTGGACGATAAAGAGTCCCAAGGGGAGCGTTGGATTTATTTCAAGTTCCATCTTTGATTCTGCTCATGCAATGAATTTTGATTACCATGATCTTCAAGGGAATGATATGATGATATATTCAGATTTCTCATTCTTGGATGCTGCGGAACATGTTGAGAGTGACTTCGATAATGCAAGTGATTGTCAGGAGTTAGCCAAGTCTTTACTTAATATTGATGACAGTTTGGAGGAAAGGGACAAGCTAACTTTTATATGCTCCTGTGTAATTGACTCTGTAAAAGCTGGAGGCTCAGTCCTTATTCCTATTAGTCGACTTGGGATTATTCTGCAGCTGTTGGAACAGATATCATCTTCACTAGATGTTCTGAATTTGAAGGTAACTTTTTTGTCTTTTACAAGCTTCCTTGCCAAATCCACATATTAGTTTATGTTAAATCACATTAAAAACTGAGATTAGGTGTGTTAGCTcttcagttttcaaaaaaacATTAGTTTCGGAACTACACTCCATGTCTAAAACTTATTCCTATGCAAATTGGGTGTCATTGATATGGCTTTTGTTTTACTTCCTGTATATGTATTGCTGTCATTCTATGCATCTATCACATGGATAGTTTGCATGCCTCTGTGCTAGTGTGGTTTATGTGAATAGAAACAAACTTGGAAACTAGATTTCAACATATGTGACTTGATTGTTTTTGCATGCAATTTATTGCTTGATTATCTTTGCTTGCCCAAGTTCTTGATTCAAGAGTTTGATACTGGTGGGTATTTTGTATATCTGTGATCATAAACTGGAACCATTGCAAAGCAGGGATGACTTTACACTTTACTGAGTTGCATTACTGCTTTAAGTACTATCAGCAGTATCAAAGTTAACTAATTGCTTTGTGTCAAAGATGTATAATTAACAGGGTTCTTTAAAAAtgaaaggggtgtgctatccacacactcctttttacttctcacacaccctttattaatttatgtccgttgatcttcttcaattcatctgatccgacggccgaaaactaaaaaggtgtgggagaagtaaaaaagggtgtgtggatatcacaccccaaatGAAATAGAGATATGACGAATACTTTCAATCATACTGAGACATAATACTTCATACTGAGATGTGACAAAATACTGCATTGATAGTATTAGAAGTTTCATATATGGAAATGTTCGTCTGTTTCAGGTTCCTATGTATATTATTTCTTCTGTAGCTGAAGAACTATTGGCTTTCACCAACATCGTACCTGAATGGCTTTGCAAGGAACGGCAAGAAAAGGTAAATGTTGAGCTTTTTAACCTTTGCAATGTGCTTGGAGCTTTCATTTAGTTTTTTGAATTGCCAGCTTAAGACATTGCAGTCACTCTTTGAACTGATCTTGCAGCTATTTTGTGGTGAGCCATTGTTTGCACATGTCATGCTCATAAATGAGAAGAAGCTTCATGTGTTTCCGACAGTTCATTCACCTAAATTATTGTGAGTTTCACATttgtctctctttttttttcagaataTTTCTCCATGGTCATTGATGGGGATGCCAATATTCTGAACTTATTTACCTTAGCTTCAATGATTTTACTTGGTCCCCCAGGGCTTTTGACTTCTTAAATGAAATCACGTTAGATTAATTCCTTCACtaattttatcaatttttatttctttgagcCAGCTTTCACTTCAAATAGGTGGAGAAACTTTGAAATGAAACTGGAgttgttttccttccttctctaTCACATTCAATACTAATATGGAATATTGTATAGtatattattattcttttcttttttgcatCGTAAGTCAAACATGGGGAAACTACCTGCTGTAGATAGTCCAAAGGTTATTACTCTCACCTACTATGAAATTTGACGTGATTAAAAGAGTAAAGGGAATGGAAGGTATCAGTATATTTTCTATGATCTCtccttttgaaattaaaaaagtgaCATTTGTGATAGGATGAATTGGCAGGAACCATGCATAGTTTTCTCTCCTCACTGGAATCTGCGGCTTGGTCCTGCTGTTCATTTGCTCCGGCGCTGGTGTGGGGATCAGAACTCCTTGCTCATTCTTGAGGTGCTACTATATATTTTCACTGACAATTGAAGTGTCATATCAAATGTGCATAAACTGTTTTAAGCAATTTCTCATAAAAATGGAAATAAATGTTAAGAATTTTCACCTTATGCAACTATATGCTTAAATTGTTACTGCTCGATTTGCAGAGTGGACCGGATGTTGAGCTGTCTCTCTTACCTTTCAAGCCAATGGAAATGAAGGTTCTTCAATGCTCTTTCCTCTCTGGGATAAGGTAGGGTTTCTCTTCCTTTTGAAACTGACACGAATCTTGATTGATACATAATTTCATATTGCAACTTGACATCTTATttcttaatgaaaaaaaaaaaaaaaggaaagaaagaaaaaaaaaaaaaaaaaaaaaaccccttagAGCAACTTGTTAAACAAGGTACACAAACTTATATCGGGATATCTGCGTTTTGTAGGTTGCAGAAAGTTGAAGCGTTGCTGAAGATATTGGAACCAAAAGTTGTTCTGGTACTTGCATGTCTTTATGCATTGTAGATTTTCATTTCTTGATGTATGAGATTTCATCTCTTTAATAAGTCCTCCTCTGTTTATTTTCTGCTCAAGTAGTTACCTGAAGATTTGAAGCCAAATAGCTCTTCAATAACAAATTCCTTCTCGACCTTTCACTACCGCGTTAATGAAACATTGCGTATACCAAGCTTGAAGGACAATTCAGAACTAGAAATGGCAACAGACTTGGCTACCCAATTCAAATGGAGGAATTTGAAGCAGGGCAATATGAAAATGACAAGGTTAAACGGGGAGTTCTTCGTAGATCATGGCAGACAACGGTTGTTATCTGGAAATCTAGAGTCCTCGGAGAGTAGACCGCTGGTACATTGGGGTTCACCCAGTTTGGAAAAGCTTCTGCTGGTGTTATCAACCAGGGGCATCAAGGCAACGCTTGGGGAAGCACCAAGTGGTTCTGAATCAAGAAGTGCTTCTCTAGTACACGTCCACCATCCAAACCAAGCTCTTGTAGAAGTCAGAGAGACAATCACTGTCATTAGTACCGCTGACGAAAGTTTAGCCTCCATCATTTTTGAAGCAATAGGTAGTGTTCTAGATGGCATCTAAACGAAGGTAATATAACTTTGTTTCATTCAATTCTTATATTGGATTTTTGTACAATCGTTAGTAAAATTGCAAGTGAATTCtgaaaaaaacacttgaagtgcttccaaACGTGCCTCAGTTACTTATGCAAAGCAGTTGCCTTTGACAATGAAAGCGAAACAATCTTCGAATTATTTACAAACAGTCGATAGAGTCGAAAATAGGCAACTTACAAACGGTCGATAGAGTCGAAAATAGGCGACAAGTTTTGGCACTcttaacacaatcataacaCTTTTATTATAAATTCAATCGAGGTCTTAAGCATCTTGGTAGAATGAATTTAGACTCTTGCTCCAATCAAGGTCAACAAGAAGTTTTTGTAGTCTCCTGATGTGTCGCCTATAACGTCATCGACAAGGCTGGTTTTCGACATTTTTGAATACTCCTCTCGGATTTTGATCATGTCGATCTCAGCTCGGGTGACAATGGCTCTATTCAGAGAATCTTCATCCGTCCCAAGTCCGACAACGGAAtctttgatgacctggttgtgGTTCAAGCAACAACAAAGGGTCGTTTAAGAACTTTTCCGGTACAACGGAGGTTAAAATTGATATCAACACTTTCTATAATCCGATCGAACACGTTCATCAGTAATGGAATTTAAGGAACCAAACACCATACTCAACATAAGTACTTGGTGCGGAGGTAATGAACTAACCTCTGCAAAATATTTCGCAGGTGCTGCTATGCACCAATATACCGCAATCAACACGGATTCGAAATCACCATTGCCGCAGCTCTTAATGTCCTATCAACGAAATTAGCAAAGTTCCGAAGGAAAAACAAGGGATTAGAAGATAGCGAGTCTTCAGATTACTGAAGAGTAGAGAAGGAGACGTGATATATACCTGGTCGATGGAATGTCCATACTTTTGTTTGTAACACTCAAATGTTGCTCTTAGTTGAAAGATGTTCCTTGTGCTGAGTATCCAAACAACATGATCATGATCGTATTGCTTTGTTTTGACGGCTTCGTGTAACGTAGATGCCTCTGAATTGGCAATGCCTGTATCCACCAGATGCCTGTCGTACCTGTACGAGCTCACTAAACCCACGAGAAGCTGTGCCAACCAACAGTATGAGTCAATAGAATGCAACACTAGACCTAGTCCGAAACCACAATTTTCTGTTTTCAGTGAACGAAAACAAAAGACATTTTCCTTTCTTAGCAAATTTTTTGTAATATCATTTCAGACAAGTGGAGCTAACGGAAGGTTTGATACAAAACCGAGTGtagtggcgttctaggattcatacaatcaaccctacttagtgggataaggctcagttgttgttgttgtatcattTCAGACAAGTACTGCTTAATTACTTTAAAATCTTCACCCTTTTTTAGAATATTTCCAGACGAAGATGTTAGTAATCACTGAGCAATATAACAACGAAAATTTACCAAGTATTTGAACCTGATATTCTTGACGTAGGAAAATATGTTTTTACCTTTCTGATGGGTAGGGAAACGGTTGAGGTAATGTCCTCCTCAAGCGAACAATCAAACAGTGAACTGTAGACCTGTCTCACGGCCATCAAGTGGTTAGGAGATGATGCACAAGCTATTTCAACCAACACTTTTAGGTGTTTTACGCCTTTCTTCTTCGTCCTCAGTGCATCTCTCGCCAACTTAGCGTCCCTTTCGGGAGGATCATATGTCCACAAAAGTACTGCATTCTGTTACACATCATCACTTGAATGGTTACGAATAAACCGACGGAATAACATCAACATAAACAATAAGAACATGACATTCTTATGAAGGTTTAAAATTGCAATTGGATGAATTCAGATACGAGTTTTAAAACCGAAAAAATATTGGAGAAAATTACTCTGAAATCTCCGGAAAGTTCAGCGTAGAGATCATCAATGAGGGATTTATTGTAAAGCTGTTGGTACGTGTCTTTGATTTTCCTCCTTTGGCTAGCATTCCTGTGTCCTAATATCCATACCACAGCGTCCTCATCTGTTCCCAATCCTATATACATTTACACCAACACTTAAAATTACcatagaaaatatatatagaaaaaacAAGTATTCATGAATTAA
Proteins encoded in this region:
- the LOC126627749 gene encoding uncharacterized protein LOC126627749 isoform X6, with the protein product MQKFSLPLHSSVFTVHSSQFTAAYSNPSSSVFPAAYPNPSSKTCLSKGGGYHLPPCHILNICGFTILLDCPLDLSALTIFSPIPSSSEASYLDKESPNSLNCSDLLDLEEPLFRKRQKVEKSLDADDLICAVPWYKTVNNLHLWNTSFIDAVLISSPMGMLGLPFITRMKGFSAKIYVTEATARLGQLMMEDLVSMHMEIRQLFGPEESSFPQWMKWEVLKLLPSSLRRLVLGKDGGELGGWMPLYSAADVKDCMQKFLRVKYAEETCYNSTLILKAFSSGLEIGSCNWTIKSPKGSVGFISSSIFDSAHAMNFDYHDLQGNDMMIYSDFSFLDAAEHVESDFDNATGGSVLIPISRLGIILQLLEQVPMYIISSVAEELLAFTNIVPEWLCKERQEKSLFELILQLFCGEPLFAHVMLINEKKLHVFPTVHSPKLLMNWQEPCIVFSPHWNLRLGPAVHLLRRWCGDQNSLLILESGPDVELSLLPFKPMEMKVLQCSFLSGIRLQKVEALLKILEPKVVLLPEDLKPNSSSITNSFSTFHYRVNETLRIPSLKDNSELEMATDLATQFKWRNLKQGNMKMTRLNGEFFVDHGRQRLLSGNLESSESRPLVHWGSPSLEKLLLVLSTRGIKATLGEAPSGSESRSASLVHVHHPNQALVEVRETITVISTADESLASIIFEAIGSVLDGI
- the LOC126627749 gene encoding uncharacterized protein LOC126627749 isoform X3, giving the protein MQKFSLPLHSSVFTVHSSQFTAAYSNPSSSVFPAAYPNPSSKTCLSKGGGYHLPPCHILNICGFTILLDCPLDLSALTIFSPIPSSSEASYLDKESPNSLNCSDLLDLEEPLFRKRQKVEKSLDADDLICAVPWYKTVNNLHLWNTSFIDAVLISSPMGMLGLPFITRMKGFSAKIYVTEATARLGQLMMEDLVSMHMEIRQLFGPEESSFPQWMKWEVLKLLPSSLRRLVLGKDGGELGGWMPLYSAADVKDCMQKFLRVKYAEETCYNSTLILKAFSSGLEIGSCNWTIKSPKGSVGFISSSIFDSAHAMNFDYHDLQGNDMMIYSDFSFLDAAEHVESDFDNASDCQELAKSLLNIDDSLEERDKLTFICSCVIDSVKAGGSVLIPISRLGIILQLLEQVPMYIISSVAEELLAFTNIVPEWLCKERQEKSLFELILQLFCGEPLFAHVMLINEKKLHVFPTVHSPKLLMNWQEPCIVFSPHWNLRLGPAVHLLRRWCGDQNSLLILESGPDVELSLLPFKPMEMKVLQCSFLSGIRLQKVEALLKILEPKVVLLPEDLKPNSSSITNSFSTFHYRVNETLRIPSLKDNSELEMATDLATQFKWRNLKQGNMKMTRLNGEFFVDHGRQRLLSGNLESSESRPLVHWGSPSLEKLLLVLSTRGIKATLGEAPSGSESRSASLVHVHHPNQALVEVRETITVISTADESLASIIFEAIGSVLDGI
- the LOC126627749 gene encoding uncharacterized protein LOC126627749 isoform X2, coding for MQKFSLPLHSSVFTVHSSQFTAAYSNPSSSVFPAAYPNPSSKTCLSKGGGYHLPPCHILNICGFTILLDCPLDLSALTIFSPIPSSSEASYLDKESPNSLNCSDLLDLEEPLFRKRQKVEKSLDADDLICAVPWYKTVNNLHLWNTSFIDAVLISSPMGMLGLPFITRMKGFSAKIYVTEATARLGQLMMEDLVSMHMEIRQLFGPEESSFPQWMKWEVLKLLPSSLRRLVLGKDGGELGGWMPLYSAADVKDCMQKFLRVKYAEETCYNSTLILKAFSSGLEIGSCNWTIKSPKGSVGFISSSIFDSAHAMNFDYHDLQGNDMMIYSDFSFLDAAEHVESDFDNASDCQELAKSLLNIDDSLEERDKLTFICSCVIDSVKAGGSVLIPISRLGIILQLLEQISSSLDVLNLKVPMYIISSVAEELLAFTNIVPEWLCKERQEKLFCGEPLFAHVMLINEKKLHVFPTVHSPKLLMNWQEPCIVFSPHWNLRLGPAVHLLRRWCGDQNSLLILESGPDVELSLLPFKPMEMKVLQCSFLSGIRLQKVEALLKILEPKVVLLPEDLKPNSSSITNSFSTFHYRVNETLRIPSLKDNSELEMATDLATQFKWRNLKQGNMKMTRLNGEFFVDHGRQRLLSGNLESSESRPLVHWGSPSLEKLLLVLSTRGIKATLGEAPSGSESRSASLVHVHHPNQALVEVRETITVISTADESLASIIFEAIGSVLDGI
- the LOC126627749 gene encoding uncharacterized protein LOC126627749 isoform X4, with the translated sequence MQKFSLPLHSSVFTVHSSQFTAAYSNPSSSVFPAAYPNPSSKTCLSKGGGYHLPPCHILNICGFTILLDCPLDLSALTIFSPIPSSSEASYLDKESPNSLNCSDLLDLEEPLFRKRQKVEKSLDADDLICAVPWYKTVNNLHLWNTSFIDAVLISSPMGMLGLPFITRMKGFSAKIYVTEATARLGQLMMEDLVSMHMEIRQLFGPEESSFPQWMKWEVLKLLPSSLRRLVLGKDGGELGGWMPLYSAADVKDCMQKFLRVKYAEETCYNSTLILKAFSSGLEIGSCNWTIKSPKGSVGFISSSIFDSAHAMNFDYHDLQGNDMMIYSDFSFLDAAEHVESDFDNATGGSVLIPISRLGIILQLLEQISSSLDVLNLKVPMYIISSVAEELLAFTNIVPEWLCKERQEKSLFELILQLFCGEPLFAHVMLINEKKLHVFPTVHSPKLLMNWQEPCIVFSPHWNLRLGPAVHLLRRWCGDQNSLLILESGPDVELSLLPFKPMEMKVLQCSFLSGIRLQKVEALLKILEPKVVLLPEDLKPNSSSITNSFSTFHYRVNETLRIPSLKDNSELEMATDLATQFKWRNLKQGNMKMTRLNGEFFVDHGRQRLLSGNLESSESRPLVHWGSPSLEKLLLVLSTRGIKATLGEAPSGSESRSASLVHVHHPNQALVEVRETITVISTADESLASIIFEAIGSVLDGI
- the LOC126627749 gene encoding uncharacterized protein LOC126627749 isoform X1; translation: MQKFSLPLHSSVFTVHSSQFTAAYSNPSSSVFPAAYPNPSSKTCLSKGGGYHLPPCHILNICGFTILLDCPLDLSALTIFSPIPSSSEASYLDKESPNSLNCSDLLDLEEPLFRKRQKVEKSLDADDLICAVPWYKTVNNLHLWNTSFIDAVLISSPMGMLGLPFITRMKGFSAKIYVTEATARLGQLMMEDLVSMHMEIRQLFGPEESSFPQWMKWEVLKLLPSSLRRLVLGKDGGELGGWMPLYSAADVKDCMQKFLRVKYAEETCYNSTLILKAFSSGLEIGSCNWTIKSPKGSVGFISSSIFDSAHAMNFDYHDLQGNDMMIYSDFSFLDAAEHVESDFDNASDCQELAKSLLNIDDSLEERDKLTFICSCVIDSVKAGGSVLIPISRLGIILQLLEQISSSLDVLNLKVPMYIISSVAEELLAFTNIVPEWLCKERQEKSLFELILQLFCGEPLFAHVMLINEKKLHVFPTVHSPKLLMNWQEPCIVFSPHWNLRLGPAVHLLRRWCGDQNSLLILESGPDVELSLLPFKPMEMKVLQCSFLSGIRLQKVEALLKILEPKVVLLPEDLKPNSSSITNSFSTFHYRVNETLRIPSLKDNSELEMATDLATQFKWRNLKQGNMKMTRLNGEFFVDHGRQRLLSGNLESSESRPLVHWGSPSLEKLLLVLSTRGIKATLGEAPSGSESRSASLVHVHHPNQALVEVRETITVISTADESLASIIFEAIGSVLDGI
- the LOC126627753 gene encoding annexin D3-like, producing the protein MRRFFGKGRTSSLPKQNASYGSSASEKDFKLMSGSMGSLKIPEAVPPPDQDCQRLKKAFDGLGTDEDAVVWILGHRNASQRRKIKDTYQQLYNKSLIDDLYAELSGDFRNAVLLWTYDPPERDAKLARDALRTKKKGVKHLKVLVEIACASSPNHLMAVRQVYSSLFDCSLEEDITSTVSLPIRKLLVGLVSSYRYDRHLVDTGIANSEASTLHEAVKTKQYDHDHVVWILSTRNIFQLRATFECYKQKYGHSIDQDIKSCGNGDFESVLIAVYWCIAAPAKYFAEVIKDSVVGLGTDEDSLNRAIVTRAEIDMIKIREEYSKMSKTSLVDDVIGDTSGDYKNFLLTLIGARV
- the LOC126627749 gene encoding uncharacterized protein LOC126627749 isoform X5, which codes for MKLTCLSKGGGYHLPPCHILNICGFTILLDCPLDLSALTIFSPIPSSSEASYLDKESPNSLNCSDLLDLEEPLFRKRQKVEKSLDADDLICAVPWYKTVNNLHLWNTSFIDAVLISSPMGMLGLPFITRMKGFSAKIYVTEATARLGQLMMEDLVSMHMEIRQLFGPEESSFPQWMKWEVLKLLPSSLRRLVLGKDGGELGGWMPLYSAADVKDCMQKFLRVKYAEETCYNSTLILKAFSSGLEIGSCNWTIKSPKGSVGFISSSIFDSAHAMNFDYHDLQGNDMMIYSDFSFLDAAEHVESDFDNASDCQELAKSLLNIDDSLEERDKLTFICSCVIDSVKAGGSVLIPISRLGIILQLLEQISSSLDVLNLKVPMYIISSVAEELLAFTNIVPEWLCKERQEKSLFELILQLFCGEPLFAHVMLINEKKLHVFPTVHSPKLLMNWQEPCIVFSPHWNLRLGPAVHLLRRWCGDQNSLLILESGPDVELSLLPFKPMEMKVLQCSFLSGIRLQKVEALLKILEPKVVLLPEDLKPNSSSITNSFSTFHYRVNETLRIPSLKDNSELEMATDLATQFKWRNLKQGNMKMTRLNGEFFVDHGRQRLLSGNLESSESRPLVHWGSPSLEKLLLVLSTRGIKATLGEAPSGSESRSASLVHVHHPNQALVEVRETITVISTADESLASIIFEAIGSVLDGI